TAACATACATAGAATTTACTGCTGCTCCAAGTTTATCTAAAACCTGAAGCTGTTTATCGAGCATGCGCAGCTCATTGCGAGCTACACTTTCATTCTCAATACTATTATTTATAAGTTCAGAGCTAAGCTGAAAATAACGCTTTTGATCAGTAGATCCTGAGCCAAATTTAAGATTTGCTTCAGAAATTAAATCATAGGTCTCAACTGCTGTTGCCCAGTAATGCTGTAAACGTGAACGGATTTGAACCTCAACTCTTAATCCTTCATATCCATAATCTGGACTATCGTGCCTGCAAATGATATGAATTCCTCTATAACCAGAATCTTTAGGTTTAGATATATAATCTATTTGTTTATAGAAATACTTAGTTTTCATAAGCTGCATGGCAATGGATTGTGCCTTATTATTATCAGAAACAATCAAACGACAGCCCGCTATATCATTTAATGTAGATAATTCAAAATGATAATCATCTCTTTTTAGTTTTCTAATAATAGTGTCTATACGCTTCAATCGACTTACAAGAATAGTGGAAGGGTCATGGTTACATAATCTTTCAAGCATAGCTAAAGACTCATGAAGTGGCTGAATATGTGCAGCTCGCCACTCACCAACTAACTTGTATGCTTCTACCAATTCATCTTCATTAAGAAGGTCAGCAGCAATCTGGCGGCCGACCTTCTTAATACGCTGCTTAGAAATTCCCACTTGAAGACTAAGAAAAAATAGGATTAGAGCATGTTTTTGAACTGTAGAAATTCAAAATTGCATCAACTGTAATTACTCGATTCCCTCGTTCGTCCTCCAGCAGCCCTTCCCGCGCGTTAACCCATGGGGCTTCGCTATGACTCAGCTCCCGTAGTTCTTCACCAGAGAATTCACCAAGTTTCGCAATGACGAAGCGCGCTGTTTCTTGCTCAGAGCAAGAAAGTTTGTTAAGCACTACAGACTCCTCAAGCTGAGCTTTACAAATCATATACTTTCCAGCGTGATGACGATAAAGATTCGGCGAGACCGGACCATTGACCCAGGCCTGAATCTCATCTTCAAACAGTGGTTTTCCATGTTTAACAAGATAGTATGCTTGAGTGTAAAACACTAACTTTTGGAGCTTCATGGTGGTCATACTACCAGTCTGCTCTAAAATAAATGCTGCAATATCTATTGAATTTACCATGTCACTCCTCTCCTCTATTGATTAGTTATAATACAATCTTGCCCGTATTTGCCCATAGCTATTTGTACATCTAAGAAATCAACATTCATCTTTAATTTCCACAGCCAAGCACTCATAGTAAAAGCTTAAAATTAGCATTTAGCAGCCAGTAAATGCTAATCCGTACTCTGAAGCACGTCGTTATCGACAAGCACCACAGACTGAGCGCTCTTCATAATCTGTAACCCGCCGCGTACCTGCAGCAAACTTTTGCTAGAAAGCCTAGTATTCTTTTTCAAAATGTCGTAGGACTCATCGATACAGTCAGATACCCAGCGATTCTCGTATACGCTCTCTTCATTGACAATGCACCATACCTATCACAGCAGTACATACAGGAGCTAATCCATATTTCGATCTTGACCATGGAGCGTATTCTGCTAATCGCTAACGTACTATTGTTAGGGTTAAATGAAACGGCAAACGGTATGGACACGTGTTTTATATCTCTCAACAGCCAATTAAAACAGACCTATATAATAGCTATAATTCTAGCTATTATATAGGAGGTCAAAATGGCAGTATTGACGATGGGACTCGCAGAGGCAAAAAACAACTTCTCACGCGTGACGGCAGAGGTAAACAGAACCGGTAGGTCAGTCACCATCTTGAAAAATAACAAACCTTGGGTTGTCATCCAGCCAGCTCAGAAAATCGACAATGCCATAGACGTGGCTGTGAATTTCATGGACGAATATGCTGATGTGTTCAAAGAGCTCGCTAAATGAACGTCCTGTCCTACTCTAAGGAAAAAGCCTCGCCATCCATACAGAGATAATCAAACGATTTGGCGGACTTGATGGCTTGCGCGACGAAGGACTTCTTGACTCGGCACTGGCGCAATCGTTCCAAACTTTTGGCGGTACAGATATGTACCCAAGTGTCATCGATAAAACATGTTGATACGTTTTTGGCATCATATCTAATCACCCATTTATCGATGGCAACAAGAGAGCGGGCGCTGCCCTGCTTGGTGCTTATCTCAGGATGTGCGGCATTAATTTTAGACCTGACCATACAACTTTCCTCAAGATTATGCTGGGTGTTGCTGATGGGTTGGTAAGTTATGAAACGTTCGTCGAGTGGGTCAAAAGCGTAATAGTTTGAGACACTCCTCGACCTGAGGCATATCCATAAGCTCGTTAGCAAGTCATTTGCCCTGGGTATTGAGAAGACGCTAGACCCCTGTATCTCCGCTCCGGCATTCTCGCGGCTTTCCGTATTGTTATCTGATATTCCGAAATACACTGAAAACGCGTCGCTTGGAGCACAGAGGCAAAATCAAAATAATCGAATCATATAAATTTACTATAAATAAAGTAACTTAGAAAGCTATATCAAACGCGCTCTTGCAGCTCACGCTGTTCTTTTCTGGGATAAACAACAAACGGAACAACTTGCAAGGGATCCGGCGCTCTTATCGCGAAAGATATTACAAGGTGTTCCGATGAACCAAATTATACGCAAAACAAGACTTCTTGCAAGAGGCAAAAAGCGAGACCCGCCAACACGCGCGCGTCTGCGTGATAGTGGACATACCGCGCGAGCAGCCGCTCGCGCTCTTGCGCATGAAACACATAGACGCACGCGCACGCGAGCACGCACCCACACCCAACACCTGAGGCCCAATCGATAAGGAGTTTGTACATGATTTCTGTTCTTACAAATAAACGCTCAACAGCGCGTGCACGCGCACCAACTCGTATACACCTAGAGGGGATGCTCGCAAAGCTTGCATCCACACGCTTGAGCTCACGCAAACGCTATCCACGACCTCAAACATACCCAGAAATCATACGTGAGTACCCCGCCCTCAAACTATCCCAACACGCAGACGAACACCCATCTACCCAAAAGAAAGGAAAACCAGATGAAAGTGCCACTACCTAGCACCTTGCGCGCACAACAGCGCTTGTTAGGCTTTTTCTATAAAAGCCTGATAATCGCTCTGAGCTTTATTTTGGCCACATCAACGCTTCTCTCAAGTATCACTCCAAAGCTCGCTTTTGCCGAGAGCAAACAAATTAGCGTAGTCGACCATATCCATAACCCCTATTCCAGCTCTGATGCCAGTGCATTTTTCCGCACAGATAAAGGCGTTTCTTATTGTGCACAGGGCTATCTCAAAGGTCCTCAAGTAGGTCAGAAGCTCGACTTTTATGGAAACCTTGGTATTCCTGAGCTCGATTATGTGCTCTATCACGGCTACGATGGCAAAATTGTCACCTCAGTAGCAGGACTTAACGCTGAGCTCTCAGAGGTAGCAACTGCTTTGGCGGTGTGGTTAGCTATCGATACCCAGAGACCAGACGTATTAACCTTTAGCGGAAACACCGAAACCTATCACGGAAACCGCTATGCGCGTGAGCGCTGGGAGAAAAACCCGCGCGCCGAGGTGAAACAAGCTGCATGGCAGCTCTATCAAGCAGGACTTGCCTATAAAGAGGCAGGTGGCGGTGGACTTGAGGCAGGGACAGCTCAGCTTTGGCTTAATAACACCACTAATGAGCACGGGGTCAAACCCTATCAGGCGCTTTTGACCGCCAATAAAAAGGTCGAGGTATCGGTAAAGTTTTCTAAGGTCTCAGCCAAGGCTTCGTTTACCGCAGGCAATAGCGAGTACTCGCTTGCAGGGGCAGAGTATGACATCTATCGTGCTTCTAGTAACGAGAAGGTCGCTCATATCGTGACCGGCTCAGATGGTAGCGCTAGCTATAAGCTACTACCCAACATTGATTACTATGCGATTGAGACCAAAGCACCCAAAGGCTTCAAACTTAATCCAGAGAAGCACTACTTTACAGCAAAACAAACGAGCGCCGCAGAAGAGCTGGTAGATGACCCGGGTCATGTTTTACTCTCAATTCGCAAAAAAGACTCAGCAACACTTGGAATGGCACAGCCCGGTGCAACGCTTGCAGGGGCTGAGTATACCGTTATTGATGCAAATGGTGAGACTCATACCGGCATCACCAACGACAAGGGTAATCTTGTTATTCAGGATTTGCCGCTCGGAAAGATACGTATTACTGAGACTAAGGCTCCCAAAGGCTATAAACTCGATACGGCTATACATGAGTTTGTTGTTAAAAATACGCAGCTAAACGATGCGGGTATCTTTGAACTCGAACCTGAAGACGATTTCCGTGAGGATGTCAAAGCCTTTGATATTGAAATTGCAAAGTTCAAAGGGGTCCTTGAGCAAAAGGACGACTACGACGGCGCAGCAACGCCAGCTCAAGGTGTAAGCTTTGAGATTATCTCAAACACCACCAACAAGACGGTAGCAACCATCACAACCAACAAAAACGGCTTTGCCACCACGCGTACTACTGATAAACCCTGGTATGGAGCGGGGATGCGCAATGAGCGCATTCAAGGCGCGCTCCCTTATGATGAGCATGGATACACGGTCCGCGAAGTTGCCTCCACCGTTCCTGCTGGTTATAAAAAGGTAGCTGATTGGACAATTAGTGCAGCCGAACAAGTAGACGGAGCACTTCTGCAATATATCCGCGATGACGCGCCACTTTCCTCTCGTATTCAAATCGTAAAGGTAGACGCTGAAAGTGGTAATACCGTGGCGCTCGCTGGCTTTGCGTTTAAGGTCAAACGCGAAGACGGTAGCTATGTAGTACAAACCAACCACTATCCCAATACTAAAAAACTCGATACTTTTGTGACGGACGAGTCGGGCATGGTAACACTCCCTGAGCGCCTAGGCTCTGGTACCTACACAGTTGAAGAGGTAGCTGCTGTAAAGCCCTATCTTTTGAACACCGAGCCGGCCACCTTTACAGTTGCATCTCGTGAGGACGCTATAAAGCCCTTAATAATGGTAAAAATAAAAGACCACGCTGCTAAGGGAACAATTGAGCTCACAAAACTCGATAGCGAAACGCGCAATGCGCTCACAGGCGCTGAGTTTGATGTTGTGGCAGCTGAGGCCATTAAGCGCCCAGATGGCACGGTAGAGGCCGTTCAAGGACAAATCCTCGACCACCTGATAACTAACAAACAAGGCCGCGCTACCTCAAAAGAGCTCCCCTTAGGTAGCGGTTACGCTCACTATCAGCTAAAAGAAACTAAGGCACCGAGCGGCTATGTACTCAAGACTACACCAATTGATGTAAGTCTGTCTTATAAAGACCAAACCACCAAGCTAGTTACAACCTCAGTTGATGCGACCAATACCCCAAGTGAAACCAAGATTAAAAAGCTCGTTAAAGACACGACCGATACCCTATCTGGTGTTTCATTTGGGCTTTGGAGCGCAAGCGATGAGATAGGTATTCATCCAGAAGACGCGGGCACGTTCGCTATTCGCGCAGACCACGCACAAAAGCTCGAACTTTCCCGCGTAATAGACACCGCAACACTTGCACCGGTTGCGCTGAACCAAGATATACGCCTAACACTTCAGGACGAAAAAGGTACAAGCTATGAGGTTGGCGAGACCGAGCAAATACTTGCTCCAGGTACCTATAAGGTTTTCGCTACGCGAGAGGGCCACGCACTCTCACTCAAAACTGACACACTCAGTGTGTTAGCCGGACATAGCTATAGCTTGGACCTCGCACGTCACCTCTTTGGTATGGATGTTAAGGTTGTAGATTCGCCTATTAAAGGTGCGCGCCGAGTACTTCACTACAACGAGCAAGATGATGTCTATACCGCCACAGCGCTCACGCGCGGAGACTATAAGCTTCTCGCTGATAACAAGGTGATTGATACCATCACGCTTGACGACACGCGCGCTACCTTTGCAACCCTTTCCAAAGGCAAGCTAGAACAAGTCCCTGTTCTTCTTACATCTGGTACGTCTGTGGTTGAAAAGACAACGGACAAGAACGGTTTCATCTCGTATAAGCGCTTGGCTCCAAGCTCTTACCGCATCACAGAGCTCTCAACGCGTCCTGGCTACGTCCTAGACCCACGTATTCACTATGTCACGGTTGATGAAGAGGGCATGACGGAAGGTAAAGCCATACATACCATCACCGCAGAAAACGACTATACCAAGCTTGATTTCTCCAAGCGCGATATTGCAAACGAAGAGGCGCTTGTAGGCGCAAAGCTCGAGGTTTTGGATGAGAAGGGCAAGCTCATTGAGTCTTGGACATCCACCAAAGAAGACCACCGCATAAACGCGCTTCCCCAAGGTGTTTATACCCTTGTCGAGCGTCTGACCCCTAAAAGCTATGATGAGGCAACACAGGTTAGCTTCGAGGTCAAAGACACCGGTGAGGTTCAGCGTGTTGTTATGTATGACACGCCAATCTCAATCACGGGCACCCTTGATAAGCGACAAGAAATTGCAGACCCCATACACCCCTATACAGAAGCCAATGGAGATAACAACAACACAGCAAAAACTAAGGTATCTGATACCGGGGATTATAGCTATACGCTTGACTTTAGAAATACTTCAAACACCTGGGTAGATGAGTTTAGCGTGACCGATAACCTGCGCGCCGCTGAGGCGGGGCTCGCTACCCTTACCAGTATCACCACCCCGCAAGCCTCAAAAGACTTTAACGGCAAACTTAACGTCTGGGTCAAAACCAACATGGATGCACCTCGTGCAACTCCTGCTAATGAGACCCTAAACGATGGACACATAAACCCGTGGCTGGCCCACGAGGCAAACAAAGTAAAACTTGGTTCAGATGGGCGCGCACTTGATTACACCAACTGGCAGCTATTAGCTGATGGTGTGGATGCTACACGTGCGCGTGAGCTCAAGCTCGATGCCTTAGGGCTTCGAGCAGATGAAAAGGTTGTTGCCATTCGTTTTGAGTTTGGTCGAGTTGAAGCAGGCTTTACAACGCGCGTTGGCGCATGGGAGCGTGAGAATCTGAAAGCACAACACGATGACATTGAAGATGCGGATGCGCTCGCTCAAGCAAATGGTACAAAGGATGGCGTTGTTCTTCGTCCCGCTATCATTCATATGCAGGTAACAGATGCCTATCGTGCGGGTATCGTCCTTGAAAACCAAGCACAGCTTGACCTGTATCGCAATGGTGGGGACGAGCCAGGCCTTGAAGACCATGATGAGGATGAGGTAGCCCAGACCCCTAAAGAGGCAACGCGTGAAATTGGGACAAGCTTCACAGACAAAGACGGCAAGAAAACCGTTCGTCCGGGTGAGAAAACCGAGCTCGTTGATGAGGTTTCATACACAGGACTTGAAGTAGGCATTGAGCACACCATTACCGGTACCATTATGGACAAAGCCACCGGTAAAGCGCTTCTTGATAAAGACGGACATGAAATGGTATCCACCACTACCTTCACCCCTGAGAAGGTAGATGGAGCTGCCAAGGTTATCTTTAGCATCGATACGACAAACCTCAACGGACACGACCTCGTAGCCTTCGAGGAAATGTCTATCAAGGTTAGCGACCAAGACGAGAGCGGCAAAGAGCGTGAGCGTGTACGCATAGTAGCTGAACACAAAGACATACACGATATGGGACAAACTGTTCAGGTACGTGATAAAGCGTTAGAGCAAACCGGAGACGCACTTCCTCTTGCGGCTCTTGTAATAACAAGTATTGCAACAGGGGTAGCCTCGGTGCTTATCCATACGCGCAAGAAACACCTTACATAGAGGCAATGCATTTGCTGAATAGGCACGCTTTAGCTATCTGGCACCTCACGTGTGTACTTACGCACACGTGAGGCGCATTCACGAGTTAGGAGCTTTTATATGCGCCCAGCCACAAAACGACGCTTTCTAAGCTTATGTATGGTCTTTGTTATAACTTTGGCACTGACTCTAGCCACATCCCTTTTGTGGCCGTATATGAGCACGCAAGCGTCCTACAGCGGCCTTTCTCAAGTATCTTCTAAACCAGGTCGCGATTGGGATAGCCTAGAGCAACAAAATAGCGATATTGCCGCTTGGCTTACGGTATCAGGCACCTCAATTGACTATCCGGTAGTTGCCCAGCGCGATAGTGATGCGGATGGCTTTTATTTGCATCACGATTTTTGGCGCAATCCATCCCCTTTAGGCTGTCCATATGTAGCGCGGGGTATGAGAGCAGATGATAGAGCCTTGATGGTCTATGGTCACCATATCGGATATACCGATTATGTCTTTTCAGCTCTTGCAGATGCCTATCAGCAAGAGCGCTTCGACAAACTAAAAAGCGCTCTATTAGAAACACGAGAAGGTATGGCGAGCTTTTATCCGGTGATGGCCATGAGGGTTGATATGTATTATGAGCCGGTACAAACACTGAGGGCAGAGCCTACCTTACAACCAGTACTGAATGCTCTTAAAAAAGATGCTGATGCTCTCGCGCCTCATGCAGACGATTTAATCAATCGTGCTGAGCGCATACTTATACTCGTTACCTGCTCAAATATTCGAGCTGGAATGAGTGATAGAACTCTTATCGTATTTGTATCAGGGCTTCATATGGAGTCATAGGCTCTAGGTATGCTTTAACTCTTGGATTAAAAAGCTTGAGTGTATATACACTCAAGCTTTGTTGTATTCGGCGTATGCATCTAAAGGGCTTGGTCTATTCAAGCCCTAGCTCCTGTTGTATTGCATCAACCTCACGCTGCAAACGGTGTTTTTTGAGGGCGCGCCGTATTGTTTTATATGCCCACGCAATACCTTTACCGAGGAAATAGAACGCCCAGATTACCGTGTTAAAGGCGATACGGATGGCCTTGAACAAACACCAATACAAGCCTATAAACAATACAGTAAAAAGAGCGAACATGATGTGCCTCCTCGGGTCTTATGCATACGTGAGCAGTATTAGCGCCTAGCTCCACAACCGGTGCAGACTTCGTAATCTTTTACTTGACGAGTTGCATACACAGGCTTTGTCTCAAAGTGACCTTCATCAATCTTTTCGGTATAGCCGGTTTGCGTGTAGCCGCCATGACCTGTACGTGCTTCCCAGTCAATGGTTGCGTCTTGGTGTGCATTAACAGCAGCAACACTATCAAAAATGGCACCGCAGGTATTACAACGATACTGAATATGGTCAACGTAGCGGATATTTGCTACCCATACCTCATCAGTACCGGATTGATAGGTCTCTTCCTTATACACCGTCTTCCATGTATGGCTATGCTGCGGCTTAGCTCCACCTTCTTGCTTGCCAGGCTTAGTACCAGGATTTGGCTCAGGGGTAGAGGCTTGAGAGCTGGTGCTGGTTGTGGGCGGCTCAGACTTTACTTGTGGCTTGTCTTTTGCAGCCTCTGAGCCTTTGCTTACTGCTTGTGTTCCCGCATCAGACTTTTTTGCCGTTTTGTTGAGGCTCTTAGTTAGCTCTGCGCGCTTATTCTCAGGTACCTTTTCAAGAGCTGTAGCTACTGACTCTTCGCTCGTGAGGTCTACCTTTTCAAGTGAGAGAGTGAGCGAATATACCCCGCCCTTGAGCGTGAACTTCACCGGTTCTGGAAGCATCCAGGTGGTTTTCTTATCCTGAGAAAGTGGCATATCACCTTTTACCGTGATAGTGTACTCACCTTCTGTAAGCTCTGTCCCTACCAACTTGTTTGGAGTGACTTTCAGCTCAGCTACTTCTTTCTCTTGGCTTGAAATGCCAAAGAGAAACACTGGGTCGCCCACGCCCCAGCCCTCAGCTCGAACCAGTATGCCGACAGTTTGGGTGGCACTTGCTTTTGAGCTTGCCGATGGCTTTGTGGAGCTCCCAGCACTACCTGCGTCTATGTTCTTTTTCTTTGGTGTGCAACCAGCTAAACCAAGTCCTGCTACTGCTACCAAAAAGCACGCATTGCGCCTTGTGAGCGTGTAGGTATTGTTGGTGTGTGCGCAGGTGTTCTGATTCTTTTTCATGGGACAAACCTTTCTAATTTTTCCCCACCTCTGCTGGTTTGAGCAAATATAACACTTCGTCTGGACATAAGCTCGAATGTGGGTCTTTATCAAAGTTTGACTACCAGTCAGGATGTCACTGCTCCAAAACAGCTATTTAACGACTATGATGGCTTTGTTGGTTTGACTACCAGTCAGGATGTCACTGCTCCAAAACCCATACGCTGGCTCTGTCTCTTACCTGCAGTTTGACTACCAGTCAGGATGTCACTGCTCCAAAACATATTGAGCTTGAGCAAGGCAATACGGTCAGTTTGACTACCAGTCAGGATGTCACTGCTCCAAAACCCAATCTCACGAGCTGGTAAGTCTTTAACAGTTTGACTACCAGTCAGGATGTCACTGCTCCAAAACAAAGAGATAGTTCGTTCAGCAGAGAAAACAGTTTGACTACCAGTCAGGATGTCACTGCTCCAAAACTTGTTTTGTTGTGCGTGATGGCTCCTACCGGTTTGACTACCAGTCAGGATGTCACTGCTCCAAAACTAGAGGATTATATTTCCCGTAGAAAAAGAGTTTGACTACCAGTCAGGATGTCACTGCTCCAAAACCTCAGATGCGAAAAGCCGGACTTGTTGGGGGTTTGACTACCAGTCAGGATGTCACTGCTCCAAAACCGGGTGATTAGAGACTGGTCAGCCTCGGTAGTTTGACTACCAGTCAGGATGTCACTGCTCCAAAACTACGTCCGGCACACATTGTTGCAAGCAATAGTTTGACTACCAGTCAGGATGTCACTGCTCCAAAACCCTACTTGCCCGTATGTCCACGTTTGAGCGTTTGACTACCAGTCAGGATGTCACTGCTCCAAAACCGTACCCACGACTAAATCTCCCTCCCAATGGTTTGACTACCAGTCAGGATGTCACTGCTCCAAAACCTTGCCAACTGGTCATCTATATTTCGATGGTTTGACTACCAGTCAGGATGTCACTGCTCCAAAACCTCAGATGCGAAAAGCCGGACTTGTTGGGGGTTTGACTACCAGTCAGGATGTCACTGCTCCAAAACTGAATGGTGGTGACAATAGATAACTGAGCAGTTTGACTACCAGTCAGGATGTCACTGCTCCAAAACCGGGTGATTAGAGACTGGTCAGCCTCGGTAGTTTGACTACCAGTCAGGATGTCACTGCTCCAAAACGAATACGAAATGCTTGATTTATCCCTTGATGTTTGACTACCAGTCAGGATGTCACTGCTCCAAAACGCAGAAGGTCAACGCGCTGCTGATGAACAAGTTTGACTACCAGTCAGGATGTCACTGCTCCAAAACTCAAGCGCCATAATGCCTACCGCTCCCGTAGTTTGACTACCAGTCAGGATGTCACTGCTCCAAAACAAATATAACTGGAGTGGCTACTGGGGTCAGTTTGACTACCAGTCAGGATGTCACTGCTCCAAAACATTCATTGAGGGAGCAGCCCCACCCGCGCGGGTTTGACTACCAGTCAGGATGTCACTGCTCCAAAACGCACAACTCGCGGCGGCACTTCCAACCATTGTTTGACTACCAGTCAGGATGTCACTGCTCCAAAACTCAGGGGCAAGGGGTACGCATTCTTGTGTGGTTTGACTACCAGTCAGGATGTCACTGCTCCAAAACTAACACATAAATGTGTAAGGGGGTGAGAGGTTTGACTACCAGTCAGGATGTCACTGCTCCAAAACAAGACAACGTGAGCTTAGAGGAGTTGCGCGGTTTGACTACCAGTCAGGATGTCACTGCTCCAAAACCACATGCGAGCGAAGCTGAGACGAACGTAGTTTGACTACCAGTCAGGATGTCACTGCTCCAAAACTCGTGCTGAGATTGTTGCAGGTCTTAAAACGTTTGACTACCAGTCAGGATGTCACTGCTCCAAAACTGCAAGCTCAGCAAAGTCAACACTGAACAGAGTTTGACTACCAGTCAGGATGTCACTGCTCCAAAACTTATTTTGGAAGTGCAAGCGATGAATTTGCGTTTGACTACCAGTCAGGATGTCACTGCTCCAAAACTTCATCTGAGGGAGCAGCCCCACCCGCGCGGTTTGACTACCAGTCAGGATGTCACTGCTCCAAAACTGCAAGCGCTGAGAATTGCGGGCGGTACGTGTTTGACTACCAGTCAGGATGTCACTGCTCCAAAACTTTTCACGGACTCGATATTGAGGATATATTGTTTGACTACCAGTCAGGATGTCACTGCTCCAAAACTCTAATGGCTGCAATTACTAAAGCAATTAGTTTGACTACCAGTCAGGATGTCACTGCTCCAAAACGCGGAATCGTAGCACACGCGGCAACTTTTCGTTTGACTACCAGTCAGGATGTCACTGCTCCAAAACGCGGAATCGTAGCACACGCGGCAACTTTTCGTTTGACTACCAGTCAGGATGTCACTGCTCCAAAACCAACAGAAAGCAAAAGCAATGAAAACGAAGTTTGACTACCAGTCAGGATGTCACTGCTCCAAAACCGTCATCGAGTGAGAAGTTTTAAGCGCGCAGTTTGACTACCAGTCAGGATGTCACTGCTCCAAAACCGTGTTTCTGTTGCCTCATGCACCCAAACAGTTTGACTACCAGTCAGGATGTCACTGCTCCAAAACGAGATACTTTTTTGTGCTCATGAGCGTTGGGTTTGACTACCAGTCAGGATGTCACTGCTCCAAAACGTGCCTTTAATGAGCACACAAGCCTTGAAGTTTGACTACCAGTCAGGATGTCACTGCTCCAAAACCGTCCTTGAAACGCACGACTGAACAAATCAGTTTGACTACCAGTCAGGATGTCACTGCTCCAAAACCATTGAAGCAAATTCTCCTACTGCAAGGAGACGAACATCCTGACCATACAGAGCATTATTCTTCTAATAATTGCAGGTTAACATGAGTTTTAACCTCGGGTGCAAATTTTCTTTCGTCATGCTCACGTTCCAGCAAGAGAACATAAAACTGGTGAAAAAAGATGCGCTCATAGACACTTTTGAGTTCATCAGCACTCAAAAAATTCTTAAGACCAATAAACACAAGCACCCCGTTAAACCTCATATCATGTGCAAAATCAAGAAACGATATCAAACTGTCAAGGTACGAATTTTCCGTCATCTGATCCACGGAATACGAATAAGTTTTAAGAAACTTAATCACGTCCCATTCTAATGCAAAATGATAAGAGCCCGTAAGCTGAAAGCTCCGAATTGCAATTTGTTGTTGAATATCTTTTATAGATTGCTCGATGCTTTGTCTCGTCTCTTCATCTTCAAAAACTAAACCTTCAAATGTAGAAAATATCTGCCCATCAAGACGAGAATCTTTCCAAGGAAGATGCAGTGGGTCACTTACAACACATAATGTGGTCTTACGAGAAAGCTCACGCTCCCCATCCCAGACACCTACATAGTCTGTCTCGCCCATATCACCCCGATTAAGCGAACGACATGCTCTACAAAACAGCTTCCGATTTTCAACCTCAAGCACACGTGGTACACCAGCGACCAAATCAATTGGTGTTTCTATACAGCTAAAAACCAATCTCATAGCACTAAAAGACTCTCATCACTGTCAATCTCAGTATGTTCAATCTGTTTTCCAGCAATGCTCTCCATACAAGCAAACTGCTTCTCAGTTACCCGCAAGACTTGAATCAAACCCTCTTCAGGCTTATGTTTCTTCACGCGGGCAACGATTCCTGCAACGGAAGCCTCATTAATAGCAAGCTTCGCATATACCGACTTTTGAACCATAAGAAAGCCATCTTTAATTAAAAAGTTTCGGAACTGTGCGTAGCGCTTTCG
This region of Collinsella sp. zg1085 genomic DNA includes:
- a CDS encoding Panacea domain-containing protein, which produces MVNSIDIAAFILEQTGSMTTMKLQKLVFYTQAYYLVKHGKPLFEDEIQAWVNGPVSPNLYRHHAGKYMICKAQLEESVVLNKLSCSEQETARFVIAKLGEFSGEELRELSHSEAPWVNAREGLLEDERGNRVITVDAILNFYSSKTCSNPIFS
- a CDS encoding type II toxin-antitoxin system Phd/YefM family antitoxin; the protein is MAVLTMGLAEAKNNFSRVTAEVNRTGRSVTILKNNKPWVVIQPAQKIDNAIDVAVNFMDEYADVFKELAK
- a CDS encoding RelA/SpoT domain-containing protein; its protein translation is MGISKQRIKKVGRQIAADLLNEDELVEAYKLVGEWRAAHIQPLHESLAMLERLCNHDPSTILVSRLKRIDTIIRKLKRDDYHFELSTLNDIAGCRLIVSDNNKAQSIAMQLMKTKYFYKQIDYISKPKDSGYRGIHIICRHDSPDYGYEGLRVEVQIRSRLQHYWATAVETYDLISEANLKFGSGSTDQKRYFQLSSELINNSIENESVARNELRMLDKQLQVLDKLGAAVNSMYVMYDARKQISRTDSCLISVDLDEQLIKLDIYDSENEIRAASKYTELEGDQTNKIYLMARAGSLNDLCLAYPNYYSNISEFVSLLKGILL